One window from the genome of Artemia franciscana chromosome 12, ASM3288406v1, whole genome shotgun sequence encodes:
- the LOC136033489 gene encoding craniofacial development protein 2-like — protein sequence MTNARPRTGFLKTTECFRIGYWNVRTVNQETQPGKLNSVLRTLDKFRIDIAGLSETRLTGFGTLNSETYHILYSGLETRKEAGVGMALSSRAKKCLVDWEPINERILRARFVTSQAKLKVIVVYTQTNDTVDQTKDDLYRVLSNVVAKAHRHDIVTLCGDFNAKVGSDASYAPAILGRHGLGEINDNGVRLIDFGPTHELIVGASWVPHKQIHKYTWNSPDGVTRNEIDHILIAKHRRRCLEDVRTFRGADCYSDHQLVVAKFKLKLKTVIKPQRSVKRFNVRKLQDPYVLQKYTSTLSNKFSMLRDELSIDNQWEKIVESLKEVAQEVVGYSRKKKEQWISESTWNIIDQRAEAKILVDRHEHNRTCTREYLDDLKVQYKRLNKQVKTRTRNDKRVFLETMADQAEVAARRGDSRTVYAITKELAGISKASSTQVENKEGILLSQTDDINRRWMEHFTEVLNQVPPTTFLNIPEETLFDLGIYSGPLLLSEVML from the coding sequence TTGATAAGTTCCGTATTGACATTGCTGGACTCTCTGAGACCAGACTTACCGGTTTTGGTACTTTGAATAGTGAAACATACCATATTTTGTATTCTGGACTTGAAACTAGAAAAGAGGCAGGTGTTGGAATGGCATTAAGTAGTCGGGCCAAAAAATGCCTAGTGGACTGGGAGCCTATTAACGAGCGAATCCTTCGGGCTCGCTTTGTCACTTCTCAGGCCAAATTGAAAGTTATTGTTGTGTATACCCAAACCAATGATACCGTTGATCAGACAAAGGATGATTTGTATCGCGTGTTGTCAAATGTTGTTGCTAAAGCGCATCGGCATGATATTGTGACTTTGTGTGGGGACtttaacgctaaagttggaaGTGATGCCTCATATGCCCCAGCTATCCTTGGTAGGCATGGACTGGGGGAAATCAATGATAATGGCGTACGTTTAATTGACTTTGGTCCGACTCATGAACTTATCGTCGGCGCATCATGGGTCCctcataaacaaatacataaatatacttggaactcgcctgatggtgtaacaagaaatgaaatagaCCACATTTTAATTGCCAAGCACAGGCGACGTTGTTTAGAGGATGTTAGGACCTTTCGAGGTGCCGACTGCTATTCCGACCATCAACTTGTTGTTGCTAAGTTTAAGCTGAAACTGAAAACTGTCATAAAGCCCCAGCGGTCAGTAAAAAGGTTTAATGTAAGAAAGCTCCAGGACCCTTATGTATTACAAAAGTATACATCTACtttgtcaaataaattttccatgCTAAGGGACGAGTTGTCAATTGATAATCAATGGGAAAAGATCGTCGAGTCCCTGAAAGAAGTGGCACAAGAAGTTGTGGGATATAGCAGGAAGAAGAAAGAGCAGTGGATATCTGAAAGTACCTGGAATATCATTGATCAAAGGGCAGAAGCCAAAATTCTCGTAGATAGACATGAGCATAATAGGACATGCACTAGAGAATATCTTGATGATTTAAAAGTGCAGTATAAGCGTCTcaataaacaagtcaaaacaCGGACAAGGAATGATAAGAGGGTGTTCCTCGAAACTATGGCTGATCAGGCTGAAGTAGCCGCCAGGCGAGGAGATAGTCGTACTGTGTACGCTATAACGAAGGAGCTTGCGGGTATTTCGAAGGCTTCTTCAACTcaagttgaaaacaaagaaggcaTCTTATTAAGCCAGACGGATGACATAAACCGACGTTGGATGGAACATTTCACCGAGGTATTAAATCAGGTGCCTCCCACGACCTTTTTAAATATCCCTGAAGAAACACTGTTTGATCTTGGAATATATTCCGGACCTCTCTTGCTGAGTGAGGTAATGCTCTAA